The genome window CATTGCAGTCACGTCCGCCCAGCGCCTGGCCGTTTTGCCTGACGTGCCCACCATGGCGGAATCCGGCCTGCCCGGTTTCGAGTCGTACAACTGGCAGGGCATTGTTGCGCCGGCCGGCACGCCCGCGCCGATCATCGCCAAACTCAACGCCGAGTTCAACCGCATCCTGAAAGAACCGGATGTGCAAAAAGCCATCGCCGACACCGGCAGCCAGGCCGGCGGCGGCACGCCCGAGGAATTCGCTGCGTTCATCAAGAGCGAAACCGACAAGTGGGCCCACGTCATCAAGGCTGGAAACATCCAGCTTCAATAACCTTTAGGAGTCGTCCCATGGCCACCCGTCTGCTTGAACTGCTGAAACTGGACCATCCCATCATCCAGGCGCCCATGGCGGGCGGCGCGACGACGGTGGACCTGGTGAGCGAGGCATCGAAGGCGGGGGTGCTGGGATCGCTCGGGGCGGCCTACATGAGCCCCGAACAGATTGAAGCGGCCGCCGCCGCGATCCGCGCGCGCACTTCGCGGCCTTTCGCCATCAATTTATTCGCGTCCGTGCCCGAGCAACCCACGCAGGGCGACGCCAGCCGGATGCTAGCCCTGATGGCCCGCTATCACGAGCAATTGGGATTGCCGGCGCCTGCCTTGCCCGGACCGCAGGCCGACCCGCTGCCCGGGCAGATAGACGCCATTCTGCGGCTGCGCCCGGCGGTCTTCAGCTTTACCTTTGGCCGCATGCCCGCCCAGGTGCTGGCGCAATGCCGCGAGCTGGGCATCCTGACCGTAGGCACAGCCACCACGGTGCGGGAAGCGGTGGCGCTGGAGCAGGACGGCGTGGATGCCGTCGTGGCCCAGGGCGCCGAGGCAGGCGGACACCGTGGCACCTTCCTTGATGATTTCGATCAGTCCCTGATTGGCACGATGGCCTTGGTGCCACAGGTAGCCGACGCCGTTTCTATCCCGGTAATCGCCTCTGGCGGCATCATGGACGGCCGGGGCATCGCCGCCGCGTTGGCCCTGGGCGGCGACCTTGCACAATTGGGGACGGCATTCCTGACGACGGCTGAATCCGGCATCAGCGATGCCTATAAGGCCGTCCTGCCGGCATCCCGTTCCGAACAATCACGCATCACCCGTGCCTTTTCCGGCCGTCCGGCCCGGGGCATCGTCAATGCCTTCATGCGCGATGCCGACGCACTCGCTGCCGACATCCTGCCCTATCCCTTGCAGAACGCCCTGACGCGTCCTATGCGCACTGCGGGCGGCAAGGAGGGCAATATCAACGTGCTGTCCCTGTGGGCCGGCCAAGGCGCGCCGCTGGCACGGCACGAGACGACCGCCGATCTGGTTCGCCGGCTGGCGAGCGAGACGCGGGCGGCCCAAACCCGCCGCTAAGCGCCTGACATGGCAATCAGCCCCCCGGCCAGGACCGCGCCCGGGGGGCTTGATTGTTCCTGATCCCGAAAACACTGTTCCACGGGCGGCCTATCGCATTGTGATTACAAT of Achromobacter seleniivolatilans contains these proteins:
- a CDS encoding NAD(P)H-dependent flavin oxidoreductase translates to MATRLLELLKLDHPIIQAPMAGGATTVDLVSEASKAGVLGSLGAAYMSPEQIEAAAAAIRARTSRPFAINLFASVPEQPTQGDASRMLALMARYHEQLGLPAPALPGPQADPLPGQIDAILRLRPAVFSFTFGRMPAQVLAQCRELGILTVGTATTVREAVALEQDGVDAVVAQGAEAGGHRGTFLDDFDQSLIGTMALVPQVADAVSIPVIASGGIMDGRGIAAALALGGDLAQLGTAFLTTAESGISDAYKAVLPASRSEQSRITRAFSGRPARGIVNAFMRDADALAADILPYPLQNALTRPMRTAGGKEGNINVLSLWAGQGAPLARHETTADLVRRLASETRAAQTRR